The proteins below are encoded in one region of Nitrospira sp.:
- a CDS encoding cytochrome c biogenesis protein ResB: MDGKPEVVVGQPGTTPTPAASPSLGWNEVSREVVEFFASIKLAMFLFLALAMTATIGTVIQQNERPEVYVKEYGEDAYRWFQRLGITDVYHTWWFTSLLGLLCVNSLTCFHKRFPAVWRSMQQDKVNVSIPFIMGMKHSTEFSIDARKEEVGERMVMYLADKGYRVIAKNEPSGVGLYATKGIMGRVGAHVAHLSATVIVLGGLIGSVWGFQEFGVCIEGQTYHIPNGNFDLKVDKFWIDYHDNGAVKSYNSTLTVIDDGTPQATKTITVNDPLVYKGIWFYQSSYGDAWDRIQIARLNVKDKQTDKVLKTVDLEWQKEQPVAGLDLTLMMTDFVADFAFNSAEKRVFSKTVEHANPAIRLVIKERKTVEATPWIFYHYPDLFDIKGSKYSFELIGYQPKKFTGLQITKDPGVTIVWVGSTLIVVGITLSSFIYHRRLWIKIVPKDGRVGVHLGGNTHKNQIDFQREFTKFIHHFKAVSA, encoded by the coding sequence ATGGATGGAAAGCCAGAAGTCGTAGTCGGTCAACCGGGCACGACACCAACCCCTGCCGCCTCGCCAAGCCTCGGATGGAACGAGGTTTCTCGAGAGGTTGTAGAGTTTTTTGCTTCCATTAAGCTGGCGATGTTCCTGTTCCTGGCACTGGCCATGACGGCGACGATTGGGACTGTCATTCAGCAAAATGAACGTCCCGAGGTGTACGTCAAGGAATACGGGGAGGATGCCTATCGATGGTTTCAGAGACTCGGTATCACCGACGTTTATCATACCTGGTGGTTCACCAGCCTGTTAGGGCTGCTCTGCGTGAACTCCTTGACTTGCTTCCATAAGCGGTTTCCGGCCGTATGGCGGTCAATGCAACAGGATAAGGTCAATGTCTCCATTCCGTTTATTATGGGAATGAAACATTCGACCGAATTCTCCATCGATGCGAGGAAGGAAGAGGTTGGGGAGCGGATGGTGATGTACTTGGCCGACAAGGGCTATCGGGTGATCGCAAAGAACGAGCCGAGTGGGGTCGGTCTCTACGCCACCAAGGGCATCATGGGGCGCGTCGGCGCCCATGTCGCGCACTTGAGCGCCACCGTGATCGTGCTAGGTGGACTCATTGGTAGCGTATGGGGATTCCAGGAGTTCGGCGTCTGTATCGAGGGCCAGACATACCATATTCCGAATGGCAACTTCGACCTCAAGGTAGATAAGTTCTGGATCGATTATCACGACAACGGCGCGGTCAAATCCTACAACAGCACGCTGACCGTCATCGATGATGGTACGCCGCAAGCCACCAAGACGATCACCGTCAACGATCCGTTAGTCTACAAAGGAATTTGGTTTTACCAATCGAGTTACGGGGATGCATGGGATCGCATCCAGATTGCTCGGCTGAACGTCAAGGACAAGCAAACGGACAAGGTCCTGAAGACCGTCGATCTAGAGTGGCAGAAGGAACAACCGGTCGCAGGGCTCGATCTGACGCTGATGATGACGGACTTCGTTGCCGACTTTGCCTTCAATTCTGCGGAGAAGAGGGTATTTTCAAAAACAGTAGAACACGCGAATCCTGCGATTCGGCTCGTGATCAAAGAGCGAAAGACCGTCGAAGCCACCCCGTGGATTTTCTATCATTACCCAGATTTGTTCGATATCAAAGGGTCAAAATACAGTTTTGAGTTAATTGGTTATCAACCGAAAAAGTTTACTGGATTGCAGATTACGAAGGATCCCGGGGTTACCATTGTGTGGGTCGGATCTACTCTGATCGTCGTGGGCATTACCTTGTCCTCTTTTATTTATCATCGGCGATTGTGGATCAAGATCGTCCCGAAGGATGGTCGAGTCGGAGTACACCTTGGGGGCAATACGCACAAGAACCAAATTGATTTCCAACGAGAGTTCACCAAGTTCATTCACCACTTCAAGGCGGTTTCCGCCTGA
- a CDS encoding c-type cytochrome biogenesis protein CcsB produces the protein MLKSLFLFDMTFWLYLAALVLYVSYLMVRRPSMQWAPAGHPVEAFGQAEPGWAGQLGQVATMVTVFGWVVNTAALFTRAYERMQLSGTFAPWSNQFEAMAYVSWAIILGYVLLEMRYHIKAIGAFVVGIGFIAMGAASLLPYRYQTAEPLVPALNSYWIYIHVSVTLTSYAAFAMAGGLGIMYLMKERAERKGKAGGIYTAFPDLETIDELGYKAIMIGFPLLAFGIILGAMWANYAWGGYWSWDPKETWSLIVWLIYGAYIHARMTRDWEGHRAAVYAIFGFLMVVFCFWGVNFLLSGLHAYA, from the coding sequence ATGCTGAAGTCGCTCTTCCTTTTCGATATGACATTTTGGCTCTACCTGGCCGCCCTCGTGCTGTACGTGTCCTACCTGATGGTCCGTCGCCCATCGATGCAGTGGGCTCCGGCGGGGCATCCAGTGGAAGCATTTGGGCAAGCGGAGCCGGGTTGGGCGGGCCAACTTGGTCAGGTCGCCACCATGGTCACGGTGTTCGGCTGGGTCGTTAACACAGCCGCATTGTTTACACGGGCTTACGAACGCATGCAGCTATCGGGCACCTTCGCTCCGTGGTCGAATCAGTTCGAGGCAATGGCGTACGTCTCCTGGGCGATTATTCTCGGCTATGTTCTGCTGGAGATGCGCTACCACATCAAGGCCATCGGTGCGTTCGTGGTCGGCATCGGGTTTATTGCGATGGGGGCCGCCTCGCTGCTTCCGTATCGCTATCAGACAGCCGAGCCGCTGGTGCCCGCACTGAATAGTTATTGGATCTATATTCACGTCTCCGTGACGCTCACCAGCTATGCCGCATTCGCCATGGCCGGAGGCCTTGGCATCATGTATCTCATGAAGGAGCGGGCTGAGCGCAAGGGAAAAGCAGGGGGGATCTACACGGCCTTCCCGGATTTGGAGACGATCGATGAACTTGGCTATAAGGCTATCATGATAGGCTTTCCACTGTTGGCGTTTGGGATCATCCTGGGTGCGATGTGGGCTAACTATGCTTGGGGCGGGTACTGGAGTTGGGATCCAAAAGAGACATGGTCCCTGATTGTGTGGTTGATTTACGGTGCCTACATTCATGCCAGAATGACACGCGATTGGGAGGGCCATCGCGCAGCCGTTTATGCCATTTTTGGTTTTCTGATGGTGGTCTTTTGTTTTTGGGGGGTGAATTTTCTGCTGTCCGGGCTTCACGCCTACGCGTAA
- the ispH2 gene encoding 4-hydroxy-3-methylbut-2-enyl diphosphate reductase 2 → MKIYLANPRGFCAGVDRAIDIVELSLKKYGAPIYVRHEIVHSRHVVNALRQMGAVFVEELDEVPDGAIVIFSAHGVAKSVWKEANRRNLKVIDATCPLVIKVHNEVNRDYTQGYELILIGHAGHPEVIGTLGQIPDKFHLVSSVDDVERLEVGNQVNLSYVTQTTLSVDECRDIVAALNRRFPGIKGPHQEDICYATQNRQNAVKALSKLVDLILVIGSPNSSNSNRLRELGEDCGITSYLIDSWQDINPAWLSNVNAVGIAAGASAPEVLVTEVVDYLRRHGPAEVQDLTVIEEDVEFQLPKELVSIEPAGAGRGPKG, encoded by the coding sequence ATGAAGATTTATCTCGCTAACCCACGTGGTTTCTGCGCGGGTGTTGATCGTGCCATTGATATCGTCGAGCTGTCGCTCAAAAAGTATGGTGCCCCCATCTATGTCCGTCATGAGATCGTTCACAGCCGTCATGTCGTCAACGCCCTTCGACAAATGGGGGCGGTATTCGTGGAGGAACTCGACGAAGTGCCGGATGGTGCGATCGTGATCTTTAGCGCACATGGGGTAGCCAAATCGGTGTGGAAGGAGGCGAACCGCCGCAATCTGAAGGTCATCGATGCGACGTGTCCGTTGGTCATCAAGGTTCATAACGAAGTCAATCGCGACTACACGCAGGGCTATGAACTGATTCTGATCGGGCACGCCGGGCATCCGGAGGTGATCGGAACACTCGGACAGATCCCGGACAAGTTCCATCTGGTCTCTTCCGTCGACGACGTTGAGCGGTTAGAGGTCGGGAATCAGGTTAATCTGTCTTATGTGACACAAACGACGCTCAGCGTCGATGAATGTCGCGATATCGTCGCCGCATTGAATCGGCGCTTTCCGGGCATCAAAGGCCCCCATCAGGAAGACATCTGTTACGCAACGCAGAATCGACAGAATGCGGTCAAGGCGCTCTCGAAGTTGGTGGATTTGATTCTGGTGATCGGTTCGCCGAACAGTTCCAATTCCAATCGATTGCGAGAACTGGGGGAGGATTGCGGCATCACGTCATACCTGATCGATTCATGGCAGGACATCAACCCAGCTTGGCTGTCGAATGTGAACGCCGTGGGCATTGCCGCCGGCGCCTCGGCGCCCGAGGTCCTCGTCACCGAGGTCGTCGATTATCTACGTCGGCACGGACCGGCAGAGGTTCAAGATCTCACGGTCATCGAGGAAGACGTTGAGTTTCAACTTCCAAAGGAATTGGTGTCGATCGAGCCGGCAGGTGCGGGGCGTGGGCCAAAGGGATAG
- the resA gene encoding thiol-disulfide oxidoreductase ResA, translating into MVWLQSAKYEPLTVGKAAPNFSLPDLSDKSVQLTDYRGKVVFLNFWATWCKPCQEEMPSMEQLYRAYGKDGLVILAVSIDRVTTKKDIPPFVKSMDLTFPVLVDSWGQTDKRYKLMGVPETYIIDRNGVLREKVIGPRDWTRKENLAVIDDLLKGTPKSATKSGLSGLPRG; encoded by the coding sequence GTGGTCTGGCTACAGAGCGCCAAGTATGAGCCGCTGACGGTCGGAAAGGCCGCACCCAATTTCTCCCTCCCCGATTTGTCCGATAAATCGGTCCAACTCACGGACTATCGCGGGAAGGTCGTTTTTCTGAATTTTTGGGCCACCTGGTGCAAGCCGTGCCAGGAAGAAATGCCTTCTATGGAACAGCTGTATCGAGCCTACGGGAAGGATGGTCTGGTCATTCTGGCCGTCAGTATCGATCGAGTCACGACCAAGAAAGACATCCCGCCGTTCGTCAAGAGCATGGATCTCACTTTTCCGGTGTTGGTCGATTCATGGGGACAGACCGACAAGCGGTACAAACTCATGGGTGTGCCTGAGACGTATATCATTGATCGGAATGGGGTCTTGCGCGAAAAAGTCATTGGCCCACGTGATTGGACACGAAAAGAAAACCTTGCGGTCATCGACGATCTTCTGAAGGGCACTCCCAAATCCGCGACTAAGTCAGGTCTGTCCGGTTTGCCGCGAGGCTGA
- a CDS encoding DNA-binding response regulator, producing MRVVAAHAHKKILIVEDEKDIQQLVQLYLDKEGFRTFVASTGGEALRRIKSDKPDLVILDLMLPEIDGIEICKQVRMAPETATLPIIMLTAKAEEADTVVGLELGADDYVTKPFSPKSLVARVKALLRRVDRQRHAHTSVYDYGDLRVDLDRHEVRVHQHEVALTAKEFGLLEHLLRNVGRVLTRDALLNAVWGYEYYGTTRTVDVHVRRLKQKIPLLNDAIVSVKSLGYKLKDADSAA from the coding sequence GTGCGCGTCGTGGCCGCGCATGCGCATAAGAAGATCCTCATCGTCGAGGATGAAAAAGACATCCAGCAACTGGTGCAATTGTATCTCGACAAAGAAGGATTTCGCACGTTCGTCGCCAGCACCGGCGGAGAGGCCCTTCGGCGGATCAAATCCGACAAGCCAGACCTCGTCATTCTCGATCTCATGCTGCCCGAGATCGACGGCATCGAGATCTGCAAACAGGTGCGCATGGCGCCGGAAACCGCGACACTGCCCATTATCATGCTCACAGCCAAAGCAGAGGAGGCCGATACCGTCGTCGGCCTTGAGTTGGGCGCCGACGACTACGTCACGAAGCCATTCAGCCCAAAATCTCTCGTTGCACGGGTCAAGGCGTTGCTGCGGCGCGTCGATCGACAACGGCACGCGCACACGTCCGTCTACGACTACGGCGATCTTCGTGTCGACCTCGACCGCCACGAAGTGCGAGTACACCAACACGAGGTGGCCCTGACAGCGAAGGAATTCGGCCTCCTCGAGCATCTGCTCCGAAACGTGGGCCGGGTGCTGACCCGCGATGCACTGCTCAACGCGGTGTGGGGGTACGAATATTACGGGACAACCCGAACGGTCGACGTCCACGTACGACGCCTCAAACAGAAGATCCCGCTCCTCAACGACGCCATCGTCTCGGTGAAATCGCTCGGATATAAACTGAAGGATGCCGACAGCGCGGCATGA
- a CDS encoding inorganic phosphate transporter encodes MPDLTGVLLVVVFLALLFDFSNGWHDSANAIATVVSTRAVSPIVAVTGAGILNILGAYMSTAVAKTVGAGLVEPSAVTQAVVASALAGAIIWNLITLLLGLPTSSSHALIGGLVGAAVTHGGWLVVKFSGLRKVLEAMVLSPFLGFGIGLTLMVIISWVFFRASRGWATALFRRMQIVSASFMAFSHGANDAQKAMGIITLALLSSGTIAHAEVPGWVIGSCALAMGLGTAAGGWRIVRTLGMRIVKLEPVHGFAAETGAAAVLLATAHFGLPVSTTHTITTTVMGVGAVKRLSAVRWGVTAKIVFAWLCTLPGAAVLASLIYLVIARFM; translated from the coding sequence ATGCCTGACTTGACCGGCGTGCTCCTCGTCGTGGTGTTTCTGGCTCTCCTGTTCGATTTTTCCAATGGATGGCACGACAGCGCGAATGCGATTGCCACGGTGGTGTCCACCCGGGCCGTGAGTCCGATTGTCGCCGTCACCGGTGCGGGAATTCTCAACATTCTGGGTGCCTATATGTCCACCGCCGTCGCGAAGACGGTCGGGGCCGGGTTAGTCGAACCGTCGGCTGTGACCCAGGCTGTCGTGGCCAGCGCGCTCGCGGGTGCCATTATCTGGAACCTCATCACACTGTTGCTAGGGTTACCCACCAGTTCCTCGCACGCGTTGATCGGCGGCTTGGTGGGGGCCGCTGTGACGCACGGTGGTTGGCTGGTGGTGAAATTCTCCGGTCTCCGCAAGGTGTTGGAGGCGATGGTGCTTTCGCCCTTCCTGGGATTTGGAATCGGATTAACGCTGATGGTGATCATTAGTTGGGTGTTTTTTCGCGCGTCGCGCGGTTGGGCGACCGCGCTGTTTCGTCGGATGCAGATTGTGTCGGCCAGTTTCATGGCGTTCAGTCATGGAGCGAACGATGCACAAAAGGCCATGGGGATCATCACGCTGGCGCTTCTGTCCAGTGGTACCATTGCCCATGCGGAAGTGCCGGGGTGGGTGATCGGTTCGTGCGCTCTCGCCATGGGATTGGGAACGGCCGCCGGGGGGTGGCGTATCGTGCGGACGCTGGGTATGCGGATCGTCAAACTCGAGCCGGTGCATGGCTTTGCGGCGGAAACGGGTGCCGCGGCCGTACTCCTGGCGACGGCCCACTTCGGGTTGCCCGTCAGCACGACGCACACCATTACGACGACGGTGATGGGCGTAGGGGCCGTAAAGCGGCTCTCGGCGGTTCGATGGGGGGTGACGGCGAAAATTGTGTTCGCGTGGCTCTGCACGCTCCCGGGTGCGGCCGTCTTGGCGAGTCTGATCTATCTCGTCATCGCCCGTTTCATGTAG
- the ccdA gene encoding cytochrome C biogenesis protein CcdA, with product MTDAVQQISLFAAFSAGLLSFVSPCVLPLVPSYVSYITGLSVEQLADVHTRTRYRWVIIVNSLIFIAGFSSVFIAFGASASYIGQALIVYQDYLRKLGGVLIIVFGLYLLGLLNFNWLKMERRLHFRTRPAGYVGSFLIGVAFAAGWTPCVGPVLGTILLYASTTEALSQGILLLTFYSLGLGLPLFLTALGVDRFLTYFKGVRDYMGAVSSLSGALLVLVGVLVYANSLTMITSMLERYGIGWYLGQ from the coding sequence ATGACCGATGCGGTGCAGCAGATTTCTCTGTTTGCCGCCTTTAGCGCCGGTCTGCTGTCCTTTGTCTCGCCCTGCGTACTTCCTCTCGTGCCCTCCTACGTCAGTTACATTACCGGACTTTCGGTGGAGCAGCTGGCCGACGTTCACACTCGTACTCGGTATCGCTGGGTGATTATCGTCAATTCATTGATCTTCATCGCCGGATTCTCCAGTGTCTTCATTGCGTTCGGTGCATCGGCCAGCTATATCGGGCAAGCCCTGATCGTCTATCAGGACTACCTGCGGAAGCTTGGTGGGGTTCTCATCATCGTGTTCGGTCTGTATCTCTTGGGCCTGCTCAACTTCAATTGGCTGAAGATGGAACGCCGTCTGCATTTTCGAACGCGTCCGGCTGGGTACGTCGGCTCCTTTCTGATTGGGGTCGCGTTTGCAGCCGGGTGGACGCCGTGCGTAGGGCCTGTTCTTGGCACGATCTTATTGTACGCTAGTACAACCGAGGCTCTCTCTCAAGGAATCCTGTTGTTGACCTTTTATTCGCTCGGTCTCGGGTTGCCACTTTTTCTAACTGCGCTCGGCGTCGATCGGTTTCTCACCTACTTTAAGGGTGTCCGTGACTACATGGGTGCCGTGTCATCGCTGAGTGGAGCGCTGTTGGTTCTTGTCGGAGTACTCGTCTACGCCAACTCTCTCACCATGATCACCAGTATGCTGGAACGCTACGGCATCGGCTGGTATCTCGGGCAATAA
- the fabH gene encoding 3-oxoacyl-[acyl-carrier-protein] synthase 3, whose translation MAVPSRIVTNSDLCAESRQVAEEVRRLTGIVERRWAEPGQATSDLAADAARQALSTAGWSATHVDAILVSTTSPDTIFPSSACYVQRAIGARPIAAFDLAASCSGFLYGLSMADVLIRSGQYRSCLVLAAEVKSAFLNQGDPKSRVLFADGAGAALLIREDSQGPNGHGVLGVRLYAEGAHHNLIRVPAGGSRRPARAETVSSLEHTIVLDGAPIFRLAVRRLTTAVREQLKEFGVSVPDLRQCLFHQANGRILAALCKRLHIPSEKTISIIDRYGNTSSASLPMVLHEAVSTGRIGQGDLVLLGAFGGGLTWATALIRW comes from the coding sequence ATGGCGGTGCCGTCCCGGATTGTCACTAACTCCGACCTGTGTGCGGAGAGCCGTCAGGTCGCAGAGGAGGTGCGCCGACTCACGGGAATCGTCGAACGGCGCTGGGCGGAACCAGGCCAAGCGACGTCAGACTTAGCTGCTGACGCGGCCCGGCAGGCCCTCTCGACGGCCGGCTGGTCCGCGACGCACGTCGATGCCATCCTGGTTTCGACCACGTCTCCGGATACCATCTTTCCGTCCAGCGCCTGTTATGTCCAGCGGGCAATCGGAGCGCGTCCAATTGCCGCCTTCGACCTCGCCGCGTCGTGCTCGGGATTTCTCTATGGACTCTCGATGGCGGATGTCCTGATTCGATCGGGACAATATCGCTCTTGCCTGGTGCTGGCTGCCGAGGTCAAATCGGCCTTTTTGAACCAAGGGGACCCCAAGAGCCGCGTGCTGTTTGCGGACGGCGCGGGAGCGGCCCTCCTGATTCGAGAAGACAGTCAAGGACCGAATGGCCATGGCGTTCTCGGTGTCCGTCTGTACGCCGAAGGGGCCCACCATAACTTGATTCGCGTTCCGGCAGGAGGATCTCGCCGCCCTGCTCGGGCGGAAACCGTGTCAAGTCTGGAGCACACCATTGTTTTGGATGGTGCACCTATTTTTCGCCTGGCGGTGCGAAGGCTCACGACTGCGGTCCGGGAGCAGCTAAAAGAATTCGGGGTCTCTGTCCCCGACCTACGGCAGTGTCTCTTCCATCAAGCAAACGGACGAATCCTTGCGGCCTTGTGCAAACGACTGCATATTCCTTCCGAGAAAACGATCAGTATTATCGACCGTTATGGCAATACCTCCTCGGCCTCACTCCCAATGGTGCTGCATGAGGCAGTCTCAACCGGACGAATTGGACAGGGGGACCTGGTGCTTCTGGGCGCATTCGGGGGCGGCTTGACCTGGGCGACGGCGCTCATCCGTTGGTAG
- a CDS encoding phosphate transport regulator, which produces MENFQDPIAQAKRIKEVEHIGDEITHEIARRLNQTFITPIDREDIHDLASALDDILDVVEEIADCFVIYKVPKPTAMAVRLADILYQASVALAAGVDLLGKQNEGIGECSLKVNTLENEADRLSRDALSMLFEKESDPIVVIKWKEIYQDFENGADRCEDVTNILERIVLKHH; this is translated from the coding sequence ATGGAGAACTTCCAGGATCCGATCGCGCAAGCCAAACGGATCAAGGAAGTGGAGCACATTGGAGACGAAATCACCCACGAAATCGCCCGCCGGCTCAATCAAACGTTCATCACCCCAATCGATCGGGAAGACATCCACGACCTGGCCAGTGCGCTCGACGATATCCTCGACGTGGTCGAGGAAATCGCCGACTGCTTCGTTATCTACAAGGTGCCGAAGCCCACGGCGATGGCGGTGAGGCTGGCGGACATCCTCTATCAGGCCAGCGTGGCGTTGGCGGCGGGGGTCGATTTGCTCGGGAAGCAGAATGAGGGGATCGGGGAGTGCAGCCTAAAAGTCAACACCTTGGAAAACGAAGCCGATCGGCTGTCGCGCGATGCATTGTCGATGTTGTTCGAAAAGGAATCGGACCCAATCGTCGTGATCAAGTGGAAAGAAATCTACCAGGATTTCGAAAACGGCGCCGACCGCTGCGAGGACGTGACGAACATTCTCGAGCGCATCGTCCTCAAACATCATTGA
- a CDS encoding PAS domain-containing sensor histidine kinase — MNLTLRWKVTLGILASVGVALALAGWLILRFVLQSSVGVGALPGEQLKSDVLASLGAAFALTAVLSLSIAWRLTRPLVDMTERARQLATGGLDHRIRATSTDEVGQLADVLNQITDQLQVKIHEVSEDRAQLLAMLTAMAEGVMVLDAQGQILQINPALERMFDLHAQPSRGRHFSDLIRHAPLSGLIDHVLVNRTSQDGEVYLPSSSRTLRVEASVAGGHRPHEACAVLVFHDITDVRRLETIRKDFVANVSHELRTPLTSIRGYVEALQDGAKDDPETCSRFLSIIATQSGRLNLILDDLLQLSRIESGQVVFKRDPVDVGVVVERSVAIVRPLADKKRHRLELVSEPGLPIVQGDEDRLVQVLTNLLDNAVKYTPDEGVITVRIRPDAGAVGAPPQAVELSVSDTGLGIPEPERPRIFERFYRVDKARSRELGGTGLGLAIVKHIVEQHGGQVWMEGRSPAGSRFVVRLPAAILPPT; from the coding sequence ATGAACCTGACCCTTCGTTGGAAGGTCACCCTCGGAATCCTTGCGTCGGTCGGCGTCGCCCTGGCGCTGGCCGGATGGCTGATACTGCGTTTCGTGTTGCAATCCTCGGTCGGCGTCGGCGCACTCCCCGGCGAACAGCTCAAGTCCGACGTGCTGGCCTCTCTCGGGGCCGCCTTTGCGCTGACGGCCGTCCTCAGCTTATCCATCGCCTGGAGATTAACGCGTCCACTCGTGGACATGACGGAACGCGCTCGACAACTCGCGACCGGTGGTCTGGATCATCGCATCCGTGCCACCTCCACGGATGAGGTCGGCCAACTGGCGGATGTCCTGAATCAAATCACGGATCAACTCCAGGTCAAGATTCACGAAGTCTCGGAAGATCGGGCGCAACTGCTGGCGATGCTCACCGCCATGGCTGAGGGCGTCATGGTGCTGGACGCGCAGGGTCAGATTCTGCAAATCAATCCGGCACTCGAACGGATGTTCGACCTCCATGCGCAACCGAGCCGGGGGCGTCACTTTTCCGATCTCATTCGGCATGCCCCCCTGTCCGGCCTCATTGACCACGTGCTGGTCAACCGGACCAGCCAGGACGGGGAAGTATATCTTCCATCGAGCAGCCGAACACTTCGCGTCGAGGCTTCCGTAGCCGGTGGACACCGCCCCCACGAAGCCTGCGCGGTGCTGGTGTTTCACGACATTACGGATGTGCGGCGCCTCGAAACCATACGAAAAGACTTTGTGGCCAACGTATCGCACGAACTGCGCACGCCGCTGACGTCGATCCGCGGGTATGTGGAAGCGCTCCAAGACGGTGCGAAGGACGACCCAGAAACCTGCAGCCGATTTCTTTCGATTATCGCAACTCAAAGCGGGCGACTTAATCTCATTCTGGACGACTTACTGCAACTCTCCCGGATTGAGTCGGGCCAAGTAGTTTTCAAGCGAGATCCGGTCGACGTGGGCGTCGTCGTGGAACGATCCGTGGCCATCGTGCGGCCGCTGGCGGACAAGAAACGGCACCGACTGGAGCTCGTTTCGGAACCCGGTTTACCAATCGTCCAGGGAGACGAGGATCGTCTTGTCCAAGTCCTGACAAACCTGCTGGACAATGCCGTTAAGTATACTCCCGATGAGGGGGTGATCACCGTACGGATTCGACCAGACGCCGGAGCCGTTGGAGCGCCACCGCAAGCGGTGGAACTCAGTGTGTCGGATACGGGACTCGGCATCCCGGAACCGGAACGTCCTCGAATCTTTGAACGGTTTTATCGGGTCGACAAGGCTCGGTCGCGGGAACTTGGAGGAACGGGCTTAGGCCTGGCGATCGTCAAGCATATTGTCGAGCAGCATGGCGGTCAGGTCTGGATGGAGGGGCGCTCTCCGGCAGGAAGCCGGTTCGTCGTGCGACTGCCGGCCGCCATCCTTCCCCCTACATGA